In Halomonas qaidamensis, the genomic stretch TTCGCGCTCGCGCTGTAGCGCTAATGCCGCTGTGCTGTCGCCCGCCAACTCAAGCAGCGCCAGCTGTTGACCAAACGCCTGATTTTCAAACGCTTGGTAGGCGCTGCGCACGTCGTCCTCTAGCGTGCCTATTTTGTCGTTTAGCTCGCTAAGACGATCACCGAAACGGTGAACGCCCCCGCCCGTTTGCTCAAGCAGTGTTTGCAACTGGTCGAACGACCCGGCAAGCTGCAGCAATTGCGCGTAATTACGCTGGCCGGCCTCGGTGTTGAGGTTTTGAGACTCAATCAACTGGCGGTAGCTGTCGCGAGTTTGCGGCAGCACTAGATTCATACCTGCAAGGGTCTGGCTTAGATCCCCTTGCAGAATCGTTGCCTGCTCAGCATCGGTGAAAAACGCTTGGTAGTAACTGCTCTGCAGGCTGGCGAGCTGCTCAACGCCGCCTGCGTATTGCGCGATACTGTCAGCCGCGCGCAGTGCGCCGGATGCCGAGGCATCGAACTGCAGGTTGAGATTAACACTCGCTGATCCGAGCAGATTCAGGGCGCTCATCGCTGACTGAGCGCGGGCAACAATTGTATCGACATCGCTGCCCAAGCCGCCGATAAAATCACCGAACTCGCCGTCGATGGCATTGACAGCCGCAATTGTCCGCTTACCCAACTGCTCTGCAATGCCAGCGGCGTCGCTTGATGTGATGCGCACGCTCTTTACTGCATCGCTCATCGCGTTCAGTTCTTCTGGCGAGCGCGCAAGGCTAGCAAGCAAATTATCACTCGCCGCGATAGCTTCAAGAAAATCAGTCGCTTTGCCGAACGAGCCAAAGGTTTCTTGGAGCCGATTTGTGTTACCGCCGTGAAAGCCGACGTTACCGAACGCGCTTTTGGCTTTTACACCGTGCTGAACATCCTCAAAAATAGTGTTTGGGTCGCGGTCGGTCGTCATTAAATCAAACGAGGGTGCGCGATTTTTACTACCGAACAGGGAATCAAGCGCACCGCCGATGGTGCCACCCGCAAACGCCCCTATCGGGCCGCCAAAATATGTACCAATGACCGCGCCAGCCGTCGCGCCAAACGAACTGCCTGCCTCTTTTCCGAACAGCGCCGCGCCTGCTTTAGTGCCCAAGTAGCCACCCGCCGCGCCCGCCCCACCGCTGGCTAAGCCCTGCATGCCGCTAAAATTCTGCAGGCTGCCGCCCATGAAGCCGGTTGCACCTGTGCCAGACGTTGCCGCATTAGCAAAGCCTGTGCCGCCATACGCCTGCGCACCACCAGCACCCACCCACTGAATGCCACCCACGCCGCTTTGAAGCGCCTGAAAGCCGTTTTTCAGCGAGCCAATATTTAGGCCGCCCAAGCCGTCGCCAGCGCCAGCACCGCCAGCGCCAGGTATTCCCAGCGCGCCGCCCATTTGCTGCGTAAACTGCACAACAATGGGCTTGAGCGTGGCTTGATATGCCAGCTCGCCCAGCAAGCGCTTAAAGCCGTCTAGCAGTTGATCAGTAAAATCATCGAACGAATCAAACGCGCCGGTGAAGGCATCGGCAAACGTTTCATCAATGCGGTTGCTAGCCTCTTCCCACGCGCGCGCCATCTCCTGTGCGGCGGGGTCAGATTCTAACGCCAGCTGTTGCATCTCATCGCGGATGCCGCCGATCATGCGCGTGTACTGCTCGCCGTCTATCTCGCCCGCGCGGTAGCGTTGGTTAATCTGCTCAAGCGCGGTTTGTAGCTGTAGGGCTTTTTGATTATGACGGTCGTAAGTGCTTACCAGCGTTTCAGTTTGTTTCTCGTAATCCTCGGCACCGGTGGCCGCCCGCTGGTACTGCTCAGCGTTCCAGCGCACCGCTTCGCCATAGGCTTCTTCGCTGATCGTGCTATCGGCTAGGGCTTTATCTAGCACGCCCAAACGCTCTACGTATTCAGCGTGGTCTTTCAGCAGCGGGTCCATCTCCTGCTGAATGCCCACCAGCGCTTTTGCTTGGGCTTCGGCGACTTGCTGAGCCTTGCGGGCGGCAGCTTCGGCAGACTTGTTAGCATCGCCCAAATAGCCAGTCGGCGTAATTAAATTACGGGTGGTTTTCTCTAATTCTTCAAGCTTTGCATCAATCTCAGTGACAGAACCGCCCGCTGCATCAATAGCCTTTCGGGTGTCTAATAATTCAAGCCGCAAATCGTATAGCTTTTGCTGAGCCTCACTGCGCATGCCCATCCCAAAAGCTTCTTGACCGCCTACGGCATCCCATTGCCGTTGCTCATCGGCAACTACCTGCTGCTGACGCGAAACATCCATAGCCAGCGTAGCTTGCCGGAACTGCTGAAACTGTCGCTCAGCCTCCAGCATTGCCCTTGCATTTTTAAGCGCGGCTTCTGAATTAGCATCCAGCGCGCTTGTCATGTCGTCTACGCGATCAGTCGCAGATTGAATCTTTGGCGCTACAAGACCCAGCTCTTCGCGAAAATAGTAAATCGCGCCACCGGCCAATACGGCAGCACCCATCGGACCGCCCACTAGAGACATAGCACCAGCCGCCACGCGGGCAGACGTTGCCAGAACACCATTGGCGCGCGCGGCGGCGCTTGTTGCAGCGGTATATGCGCCTACGGCTGCAGTAGCGGCGGTATCTGCGCGTGCTTTTTCTACGCTAGCAGCCGAGGCTAACTTCTTAGCAGAGGTGGCGGCGGCTTCTGCCCGGGCAAGCCGCCCGTTGGCGGCGGTTAGCTGGTTAATAGCGCCCAGCTCTGCCGTGTGTAGCTGGTTAATGCGGGCCTGCACCTGCATGCGGCCAGCGGCGTTCGCCTGTTCGCCCAACCGTTGCGCGGCCAGGGCTTTCTCTGCGGCTAGCTGCGCCTGCAAGCGTTGCAGGCGCTGTGCATCCATCGCTGCGGCGTTACGCTCCTGAGCGGCCTCTTGGGCGGCACTAGCCGCACGCTGGGCAGCGATGCTTTGCAAATTAGACGCCGTTCGCGCCAAGGTCGCAGCACGTGAGGCCTCCATTGCCTGCGCTTCCGCAAGAGCGGCAATATGGGCACGGTCAGCGCTAATTTTTGATAACGTGGCAGCTGTAGCTGTAACCAGCGAGCCAGCAAAACGCCCTGCCAGTACGCCAGTTAATAGCAGGGTGCCATCTGCTACACGATCGACAACAGACTCCATGCCGCCCATGTCAGTAACAAACTGCTGCACATCACCAGAAAGCTTGGCAATGCCCGGGGCCAATTCAGACGCAACAGTATTGGCAAACGCAGTTCCAAGCCCCGTCAGCTCATTCAATGCTTGGCTTGCATCACGTATGCCCTGAATATCACTTTCCGGTATTGTGATCCCCAGCTGATCAGCAATCCCTAGCTGCTCTCTCAACGCCTCGGCATTGTTTTCAAGCAGCGGCAGCAATCGGGTGGCATCGTTACCCAAGCCCTCGATAAAAGCGATTTTCGCGCCCCGGTTGCCCACTTCATCAAACGCTTTAGCAACGGCCAGCAGCTGCTTGTCTGGGCTTAAGTCCATCAAATCGCGGATATTGAGGTTTAACACCTCGAACAAATCAGCCGCTTCACCGCCGCCGGTATTAACAAAGTCCCCGATTTTTTCAGCGGTATCTTTGAAGATGTCCCCCATTGCGCCAGATTGCATACCTGCAGCCTTGGCGGCAAATTCCCAGCGCTGCAGGGTTTGCAGGCTAACGCCCAGCGATTGCGCCAGCGCGTCTTGCTGGGCAATATTCTGGGTCTGGTTAACTGCCATTGTGCCAACGGCTGCCGTGGCGGCGGCTGTAAACGTGGCCAGCTTCTGAGCGCGGATACCCGCAGACTCAAAACTGGCGGCCATCTCATCGCCTTGGCGCTCGGCGCGCTGCATTTCCCGTGTTAAGTCGGCATTGGCTCGCTGCAGATCCCGCGACGCCTTTACACCGCTAGAGCTGTCGCCTTTGATTACAAACTCAGTGGTATATCGACGTGACATAGGGGTTACCTCAAATTACGAGCACAAAAAACCCGCCAAGCGGCGGGCATTATTAAAGTGGTTTTAATTACTTATGATCGGGGCTCTGGCTATTCACCAACTTTCATCATCTCATCAAGATCAGCCTGCAAAGCTTCTGACTCAAGACGCTGCCGCTCTAACTCTGCCGCCACAAATTCTGCGTCATCGTTTAAGGGCGCTCTGTTTTCGCTAAAAGCTGAGAAAAAAAATACCTCAGCAGTTACTTCATAATCTTGTATATCAGCAATCTCAGGCGGCGCTGACAGCTCAAGCGTATAAGCCTCCCCATTTTCAACACCCCCTGGTACTGAGTAATGCTGCTCCCAAGAGCTTACCCAAGGCACTTCTCGCCCTGGGGTTACAAAGTGAGCTGCGATATACCCTCTCGCAACTGCGGTATCTGAGGCATTTTCTATTGTCACTTCAAAGATTAAAGGGTCTTTTGAAACGTGAGTATCAATAACAACTACATCGCCATAAGCGATTTTCGATATAAATACTAGAATGAGACTCCATTCTTTTTTCAACACGTTTAGCCCCCCAGCTTGGCAAGCAAGCGACTAATAAAACTGGGCTTTTTAACGGTTACTGGCTTTGAAGGCTCTTCGGGAATTGCCTTAGCAGTGTTTTCTTGAGCATGCTCAAATGCTGGCGGGCTAACGATTTTATTGGCTGGCCTTGTTTTCAGTTGCGCAAGAGCTTGCCGCAAATCATCTACCCTGGTGAACTCACGCGGGTCTATCAGCTCACCCGTAGCAGGGCTTACCACGCCACCCTTTATGCGATCCACCATAAACATCTTCATGCCTTGGCTCTTCAAACACATGCCTTTCAGGAATACGCGCCCACCTTTAGCAAACACCAGATCAATTTGAACATGCCTTTCTTTAGGTACTGAATCCCGCTCGCCCTGGTATTTGAAAAGCACCTCTATCGGCTCCTCAAAGTCATTTGCCGCCCAAGCGCTTTCACTATTTGAAGGCGCTGGCTTCGGCGGCTGGGGTGTAGAAATGACACGAGGCTGCTCGACAGTTCGCTTTGGCACTGATATTTCTAAGCGAGCCGCAGGCGCAGACGTTTCTTTCCAATCATCGGGCTCGAACGAATCTCTAGACGAAACCTTCTTCCTAACCCCGCGATCACGCACGGCAGCCGACGCAGGTGCCCCACCATGCGAACTTATGATGTTAGGAAGCCAAGGCCACTCGTAGGTAGGCCATTCCCTCATAAGCTCAGACCAAACGTTGTATTGGTAGTAATAAGGGTGGCTTTCGATTTCGCCGCTCAAAACGAACACCATATTAGTGACCGTTTCCTTTAATGCGGCTTCAAGTCCGTCGCCCGGCAAAAACTCATGAGTGGGCGGCATTTTCTCTGGATTGACTAACGCAAAGGCGGCTAAATCACTGGCTAAATCTGGCTTCTTACCCTTTGGCTCAAGGCCGTTACCTATCATCAACGCCTTCAACTCTGGCACCGTGTGGCCGCGCATAAGCAGTGACAACCAATCCCCTTTTGCTGAGGGCGTCCATCGACGGATAAGATTTAGCTTTAGGGCTTGGTGCGTCTGCTGCTCAGAAAGGCTAAGAGACATTGATTCGTCATCATCCCCCATTAATAAAAGCTCTTCGAGATCCGAGTAATGCCCCTTGAAACAGTAAAGATCACCAAGCGTTTCTTTGGTTGCGCGGTTGAAAGCGGAATCTACCTCCTCCACCTCAAGCTCATGAGCATATTCATCATTGAAAAACTGATTGAATATTGGCTCAGCCTCCTTCATCAGCAACCCTTTTAAATCCTCTCGCATATTAGAGAGGTCGGTTACATCTTTAATTTTTATTGGGCTTTTCGTGATCGACAGCTTTTTAGGCTTGAAGCGGCCTGTCTGAGGATCTTCATACAGTGACAAATCCATGCTCCTTCCCCCTTGTTATGGTTCCCGTAAAAACCATAAAGGAGCACTAACAGCTTTGCTAATTTTCTTTTATCACCCTCGCATCACTTCCAACGCGCCAGCCTCAATATGCTGGATTTTACGCAGCGTGTCGCGCTGATCCTCAACGCCCAGCATACGCATGGTGCTTTCTAGCTGGCTACGCTCGATGCCCATAGGCACCGGGCTGCCCATGGGCGGGGTTAGGTAGCGCCACTGGCTGGCACAATCTCGAAACACGTTAAACGCGGTAACGTTGCAGGGCCAAATAACAACGCTGGTGGGCTTCTTGTAACGCTCAGGGATGGTGACTCCCCAAGCGTCTAAGTCGCTTTTTAGCTCGTTTTTCGTACTACCTTGAGCGCCCGCCCACGTGCGCCCAAGGTCGTTTAGTTTTTTGCGGTGTACTCCGGCACGCCTTGCTGCACATGGTTCCACGCGCGCACACAGCCCATCAATACATAGGGGTCTTTGACCAGCTTGGCCTTCATTTCCTTCGTCACTTTCAGGTCGTTGCCGTCTGCGTCGGCAAAGCCGCTTAGGGTAATCACGTCATCAATCACGTGCTCAAACCCTTTAATTTCGCCATTCTTTTGCTTTTCTTGTAACGCTTCTTGCTCGTCAATATCACGCACGCGAATTTCAGCGGTAAATTCCTCTTCTTCGCGACCTGGGCGCTTGATAGCAACGGTTTTAAATACGGTAGCGAGTCCAACAACATAGGCTGCAGCCATGGGTAATACTCCTGGGTTTCATTTTTTGGGAACGCTAGAAACGACGACGCCCGCATAAAGCGGGCGTGGCGTCGTTAGTTGCTTGCTTTTTAGCTATGCGTGATTAGTTCACGCCTTCATCACTTGGCGAACAATACCAGCTCGTCGTCACCTTCCACCGACAGCCAGCGCAGGTCGCTTTGCACGTGGGTAATGCCGTCGCTGTCTTGCGTGGTCATGCTGGCCATCTGCACTTTTGGCCCGCGCGCGCCGACAATGTTGCCGGGCACCGTGCCGTGCGAGAACGCCACCGCGCCGGTGGTAACCACTTGGTGTGATTCGATCTTTTGAAACACATCAAAATCAGCGATACGCGGCGCTTGGAATGCCGCTTGCCCGGTGGGGGCGCTATCGGTGATATGAACACCTTCGTAGTTAACCAAGTTGCGGTAGGTCACCGTGTTAGCCAGGTCAAAGCTAAAGCTTTGACCGATAGCCTCATGCCCCAGCAATGTGAACTCGGTGGTGTTCTCGAAATTCACCGGGATCTCATCGGCCTGATTTTCAACGCTCAGCGTGATGGGCGATACCGTAGTTGGGCGTTCGTACAAACCTGTCATAGTGAACGCCAGCGTAGGTAACGCGGCGGTCGCCGCGCTGCCTGTCACGGTGCCGCGAACGCCTTTTACGCACTGCTGTTGGCCGTCATGCAAGTAGTAGATTGTGAGCGAATCCCCCTCGTTGCTTGTGCGGGCATAGGTCACTTCGCCCGCATCCAGGTCTTCCACTTCTTGCATCTGGCACGCGCGCGCTAACAGCCCCCAAGCAGGTGGCACAACCGTTGTACCAATGACTGGGGCTGTGCCGCTACCGCTCCAAGGCACGGTAACCTGCACCTGCGTATTGGGGCCGGTGTTAATTTGCGCGTAACCGCCCATTTCCTGGCGGATGCGCGTTCGCTCAACGGTATTGCCTTGGTAGGGCGTAATGCTCAGCTCAGTGGCTAGCATCAGCGTGCCGGTTTCAATCGCCGGGGCTACGCCGTACTCAGTTTCCAGACATACCACGATGGCTTTTTTTCGCTCAAGTAGCGGCGTTGGCATCGTCTTTACCCTTTACGTTGGTGACTGTTTTTGCGCTGCTAGGGGCTGCGGCAGGCGCGGCGGCGGGGGCTGCGGCTTTGTGCTTGCCGCTTTCCACTTTGCTTGGGTGTTCAGCGTGAGCGCCGTAGCGTTGCTGCTTAGCTGGCTCGCTCACTTGCGTTAGCTCGCCGTTTTTGCGGCGAAATTTTCCGCCTTGCTTGGTAGGCATGGTTTCCTCCGGGCATAAAAAAACCCGCACGCGGCGGGGGCTTTGGGTTGTGGGGCGGGTTAGATGGTGACGGTGCGGGACGCGGTTAGCGCGTTAGGGGTTTCGAGCGTCCAGTATTCACGCCACCAGACATAACGCCCGCGTATTTCCTGCATTTGCCCGCTGTGAAACGCCATTACCCCGCTACTGCCGGGGGGCTGCCAGCCAAACAGCGCTTCCCGCACTTGATGCCGCTGGGCGCGAAACGTGTCGCCGGTTTCGCAAATAATGAACACGCCATAAACCTGCGCTGTCGCTTGACGGCGGCTGAGTTCGTTGGCGGCTTCCGCTGAGTCTTCCGCTAGATAGACGTAAGCGGCGGGCGTTTTGTCGTTGTAGTCGTCGATAGGCTCGCTAAACCACGCCTCATCAACCACTGCAAACCCTGGGCATTCGCTAGCAACGCGGGCTTTTAGGGCGTTGGTTATGTCGTAATCCTGCATGGGTTCCTCATTTTCTCTGGCCTAGCAGGTAGTCCATACGCCCGCTGAACTGCCGGGGCAGATCTTCGCGCACCATGTCTTGGGCGCTATCGATAACGCTGTGGTGGGCTACCATGCCGGGGATTGAGGGGCCAAACTGCATAGTGGGCTTGCTGGCGTTGTCGTCTTTATCCGCCCGCCGCCAGATTCGTCCTTTGGCAAACCAGCCGCCCTTGACCACCTGACGCCCGGTGTCTTTGCGCACTTGCACGCTGGCACCGCGCCTGCGGGTTTTAAACTTGGTGCCGCGCTTGCTGGTGGCCATAACCACGCGGGCACGGGTGGTTTTCGGTTTGAAATTATCTAGCGGCAGCTTACGCCCCGTATACAGCAGCGAGCGCGACGCATCGCGCCGTGCCCGCTGAATTTTGAGGCGCTTTTTAATATCGGCAACGCTGACGTGATAGTCATCCCGCACCGCTTTTGATATGTGCGTTGCGGCTTTCCGCTGGGTGCGATCAAGCGATTGCTGAAACGCCTTTTCGACCGTTTTGGGGTCGTAGCGGTTTTTCAGTGCCTGTAGCTCGTTGATGTCGTATTGATAGCGCATTACGTCACCTCGATTCTGACAAACGCGCCGTCGTCCTCCACGATTGAGCCATAGCGCCAGCGACGGCCATTGACGGTAAACTCCGCACGGCGGTCTACCTCGCCCACCTTCGCCACCGGCACTAGCAGGGTTTTGACCTTGCGACCTAACCCGTTCTCGTCGATCACTTCAAAATCGTTATCGAACTGGTAAGGCACGTCGATAACGTCGGCGGCGTTGGGGACGGGGTGGTAAGTGCAAAGGCCATCGCTGAGGTGTTTTATAGCCGCCTCGTTCAGGCGGCTAGCGTACTGGTCAAAGAAGGCCATGGGGCACCCGCTTACTCAGTGAGCTTGATACACGCTTGCGGGCGGGTGCAAAGGTGCGCCGGGTTGGATTGCGCTTCTAGCTCCACCCCTTTGTCGTGAGGCAACATATCAGAAGAGGCGTAGAACGGTAGCCCAAGCGTGTTAACGGTGCTGCCGTAAGGTGCAGGGGCAAAGCGGCTAATGAATAGATCCATCACGCCAAGCGGTACAACACGCGCTTGATCGTCTGGGATTTTCACTTTACCGCCGCCGCGATAGCGCTCCCAGTAGATGCCACCAAAATAGAA encodes the following:
- a CDS encoding WYL domain-containing protein, which produces MDLSLYEDPQTGRFKPKKLSITKSPIKIKDVTDLSNMREDLKGLLMKEAEPIFNQFFNDEYAHELEVEEVDSAFNRATKETLGDLYCFKGHYSDLEELLLMGDDDESMSLSLSEQQTHQALKLNLIRRWTPSAKGDWLSLLMRGHTVPELKALMIGNGLEPKGKKPDLASDLAAFALVNPEKMPPTHEFLPGDGLEAALKETVTNMVFVLSGEIESHPYYYQYNVWSELMREWPTYEWPWLPNIISSHGGAPASAAVRDRGVRKKVSSRDSFEPDDWKETSAPAARLEISVPKRTVEQPRVISTPQPPKPAPSNSESAWAANDFEEPIEVLFKYQGERDSVPKERHVQIDLVFAKGGRVFLKGMCLKSQGMKMFMVDRIKGGVVSPATGELIDPREFTRVDDLRQALAQLKTRPANKIVSPPAFEHAQENTAKAIPEEPSKPVTVKKPSFISRLLAKLGG
- a CDS encoding DUF1799 domain-containing protein, whose amino-acid sequence is MEPCAARRAGVHRKKLNDLGRTWAGAQGSTKNELKSDLDAWGVTIPERYKKPTSVVIWPCNVTAFNVFRDCASQWRYLTPPMGSPVPMGIERSQLESTMRMLGVEDQRDTLRKIQHIEAGALEVMRG
- a CDS encoding phage tail terminator protein — translated: MQDYDITNALKARVASECPGFAVVDEAWFSEPIDDYNDKTPAAYVYLAEDSAEAANELSRRQATAQVYGVFIICETGDTFRAQRHQVREALFGWQPPGSSGVMAFHSGQMQEIRGRYVWWREYWTLETPNALTASRTVTI